The segment GCGAGCACGATCGCAGATTAAGCCGCAAACTGATGGTGAAGCGAACATCCATAAGAGCTATCAGGGTGTCTATAAGGATATGGTCGATCGCTTGAAGAAAGTCGGTGTTGCACCAATGCGAGCAGAAGGGAAAGAATTTGATCCGAATCTGCACGAAGCAGTCATGCGCGAACCGACCAGTGAACATCCAGAAGGAACCGTGATTGAAGAACTGATGCGGGGATACATGCTCGAGGATAAAGTTCTGCGTCATGCCATGGTCAAAGTTGCAGCACCTCCTGAAGATGGCGATAGTGCCGAGACTGAAGGCTAAGTCTGTTCGTGAAAGTACCGAGGATAGAGCGACTGGATCAGGTTGCCTGTCAGCGCAGCGTTAAAAAATTTCTGCAATAGGGAATCATTCGGAAAGTTAGTTCAAAGATATCCGTATGGTACGGAGAACTAACTTAGAACTTTATGTTCTGCGTTCACCTCGCGTACTTTCGGCAGCGCTAGTTATGGGAAAAGTCATCGGCATCGACTTAGGAACAACCAACAGTTGTGTGGCTGTGTTGGAGGGCGGTCAGCCCTTAGTCATTACCAATTCTGAGGGCGGGCGAACCACGCCAAGTATGGTCGGATTTGGCAAGGCGGGTGATCGCCTAGTCGGTCAATTGGCAAAGCGACAAGCTGTCACTAATGCGGAAAACACTGTATTTAGTATCAAACGGTTTATTGGTCGGCGATGGGATGATACACAGGTCGAACGCTCACGGGTTCCCTACAACTGCGTCAATGGGAAAGATGCGACCGTAGATGTGAGGATTCGCGATCGTAATTACACAGCTCAAGAAATTAGTGCCATGATCCTGCAAAAACTGAAGCAGGATGCAGAAAATTATCTGGGCGAAGAAGTCACCCAAGCGGTGATTACGGTTCCTGCATATTTTAGTGATGCTCAGCGTCAAGCGACGAAAGACGCTGGCACGATCGCAGGATTAGAAGTTCTCAGAATTATTAACGAGCCAACTGCGGCTGCACTTGCGTATGGGTTAGAGAAACAAGATCAAGACCAATGCGTTTTGGTCTTTGACCTGGGTGGTGGAACGTTTGACGTGTCGATTTTGCAGTTAGGCGATGGCGTTTTTGAAGTCAAAGCGACCTCTGGCAATAACCATTTGGGTGGAGACGATTTTGATGCTTGTATCGTAGATTGGTTGAGCCAAACGTTCCTACAACAAGAAGGAATTAATCTTGCAGAAGACAAGATGGCGCTTCAACGCCTGAGAGAAGCTGCCGAGAAGGCAAAAATCGAACTTTCTGGAACCCTCAGCACATCGATTAATTTGCCGTTTATTACTGCCGATGAATCGGGACCGAAGCATTTAGAGACAGAACTGACTCGCGCTAAGTTTGAAGAGCTGGCAAACGAGTTGATTCAAGCGACGCTCAATCCGATGGAGCAAGCGTTGAAAGATGCGAATCTGACGACAGAAGATATCGATCGCATTATCCTCGTCGGCGGTTCGACTCGAATTCCAGCCGTTCAAGATGCACTCAAGAAATTTTTCAACGGCAAGACTCCTGACCGTTCCGTCAATCCAGATGAAGCAGTGGCACTCGGCGCAGCGATTCAGGCGGGCGTATTGGGTGGAGAAGTCAAAGATTTGCTGTTGTTAGATGTCACGCCGCTTTCGTTGGGGATCGAGACATTGGGGGAAGTCTTTACGCGGATTATCGATCGCAATACTACGATTCCCAGCAGCAAAACTCAGGTGTTCTCAACTGCAACGGATGGACAAACCTGCGTTGAAATTCATGTGTTGCAAGGTGAACGGGCAATGGCTCGGGATAATAAGAGCCTAGGTAAATTTCAACTCACGGGCATTCCACCTGCACCGAGAGGTGTGCCTCAAATCGAGGTTGCCTTTGAAATTGATGCAAACGGCATTCTCAAAGTATCAGCGCTTGACAAAGGGACAGGACGCGCTCAGAGCGTTGAAATTTCCAATACGGGTGGATTGAGCGAGGGTGAGATTGAACGGATGCGTCAAGAGTCAGAACTCTTCGCAGAAGAAGATAGTCGGCGAATGCAGTTGGTTGAATTGAAAAACCAGGCAGATAGCCTCTATCACAGTTATGAAATGACTCTCAAAGAGAATGGTGAAGTCATCAGCGACACTTTGAAATCGCAAGCGAATGAGAAAATTGTTCAACTTAGGAGCGCGATCGCCGATCCAAAGGTTAGTATCGATGAGGTGAAATCGTATCTTGATGGGTTGCAGCAACTGCTGTATACCATTGGTTCAGCAGTTTATGAACATGCTCAACCTGTCGCAAGCTCTCCTTTTGAAACTGATACCAGTTCTCGGATGAGTTTTGAAGATGACAC is part of the Leptolyngbya boryana PCC 6306 genome and harbors:
- the dnaK gene encoding molecular chaperone DnaK is translated as MGKVIGIDLGTTNSCVAVLEGGQPLVITNSEGGRTTPSMVGFGKAGDRLVGQLAKRQAVTNAENTVFSIKRFIGRRWDDTQVERSRVPYNCVNGKDATVDVRIRDRNYTAQEISAMILQKLKQDAENYLGEEVTQAVITVPAYFSDAQRQATKDAGTIAGLEVLRIINEPTAAALAYGLEKQDQDQCVLVFDLGGGTFDVSILQLGDGVFEVKATSGNNHLGGDDFDACIVDWLSQTFLQQEGINLAEDKMALQRLREAAEKAKIELSGTLSTSINLPFITADESGPKHLETELTRAKFEELANELIQATLNPMEQALKDANLTTEDIDRIILVGGSTRIPAVQDALKKFFNGKTPDRSVNPDEAVALGAAIQAGVLGGEVKDLLLLDVTPLSLGIETLGEVFTRIIDRNTTIPSSKTQVFSTATDGQTCVEIHVLQGERAMARDNKSLGKFQLTGIPPAPRGVPQIEVAFEIDANGILKVSALDKGTGRAQSVEISNTGGLSEGEIERMRQESELFAEEDSRRMQLVELKNQADSLYHSYEMTLKENGEVISDTLKSQANEKIVQLRSAIADPKVSIDEVKSYLDGLQQLLYTIGSAVYEHAQPVASSPFETDTSSRMSFEDDTVSADMSGFTFEADATVTADYETVD